The sequence AGTAACAGTCTTGCAAAGACCACACTCTTTCAGATTCTTACGGGAGAACTCGAGCCGGATAGCGGTAGCTTTCGATGGGGGGTCACCATGAGTCACTCCTATTTTGCCAAAGAAAACAGCTCCTATTTTAGCAAAGATGTCACTCTCGTTGAGTGGCTTGGTGAGTACACTCCTGTTACCGAGGGGGAAACATTTGCCAGAGGGTTTCTGGGAAAGATGCTTTTTTCCGGTGAAGAAGCTTTAAAGAAGACCAGTGTTCTTTCCGGAGGTGAAAAAGTACGCTGTCTGCTGGCGAAGATGATGCTTTCAGATGCAAATTGTCTTATCCTGGATGAACCTACCAACCATCTTGATCTGGAGTCAATAACCGCACTCAATAATGGACTCATTGCCTTTCCGGAAGTGATATTGTTTTCATCTCACGATCATCAATTTGTTGATACCATATCCAACAGGATAATTGAACTGTTACCAGGTGGTGTAATTGATAGAATGATGCCTTTTCAGGATTATCTGGAGGATGAAGGTGTCGCTCAATTACGGGAACAATGGTCCAGATAGCGATTTGCCGGCCGCATACCATATCAGGGCCGCAATTTGTAGCATCTTGATTCCTTATTGACAAAGGTAAGAGTGTCGCGCTATTGTTTTTTTTAGTAGCTTCTGGATTTTTCGGAGAAACACTGTCGCTTTTCACTTTTCTCCAGGTACTTGCATCCCAGCAGGGGTATTGAACAGAGTACCGACTTATTTACCGTTTACCAGTATAAGGGAGTACCTTTATATTCTTTTCGATATTATGGCTACTCCTCAGAGTGAAAAAGATAAAAAAAACACGAGTGGGCCGACCTGTAAGATCTGGCTCAGTCTGTTTCTGAGCCTATTTGTACTGTTCGCAAGTGTTTTTTTGGCACTTAAGGCGCAGAGCTTTTATTTTAACACCATCCAGAAGCAACAGACAGAGCAGCTTGCAAATGCGATAGAAAGGTTGCTCAGTACGCAATACACTCTTCCTTGCCGGCAACTGAGCAAGCAGCCGACGGTTATCGAAAACGCATCCCACCAGAGTCTTCCCGATAATCGCCATATCCTGGAACTTCTCCAGACAACTAAAGATATTCTCTCAGTATCGATTGTCTACGTTATGGATAATGAAGGTACCGTTACGGCTTCCAGTAAAACCTCCTCCGGAAAAGGTCTTACCGGAGAAAACTATAAATTTCGTCCCTATTTCTCCGATGCCATTAAGGGGCGCGAATCCCGTTATGCCGCCGTCGGTGTTACGACCAACGAGAGAGGACTCTATTTCAGTGCTCCCATTTTTGGTACTGCTGGTGCACCCGTTGGCGTGGTTGTAATTAAGTCTGGAATTCAACAGATCCAGGTTGAACTGAGCGAGTCTTCTTTCCAACATGCTGCACTTATTTCTGATAGTGGTATTGTTTTTGTGGTTTCTGAAACAGATAAAGACTGGCTTTATCATGCAAGCTTGCCGCTTTCTCCCGCGCAGAAAGCCACATTGGTCAAAAGCAGGCAGTTTGCAGATAATCCGCTGACAGATCTCCCCATTTCCTTTGATGAAAACACCACCAGCATAGACAGTGTTCCATACACTATTCATACAACTCCTGTAGCACTGAACGGCTGGAAGCTCGTAAGCCTTGAAAAACAGCAAAAAAAATTCCCGGTTATTCTGCTTATTCTAATACCTGGTTCTCTGCTCAGCTACCTGTTTATCAGTAAGATACGAGCAAATAACAATGAGAAATTGCTTAAGGAGGAAATGGAAGAAGAAATCCTGCAGCGAAGATCTGTGCAGGAGCAATTACTGATTGCCAAGGAAGCTGCGGAGGCTGCAAATATCGCCAAGAGTGACTTCCTGGCAAACATAAGCCATGAAATTCGTACTCCTATGAATGGTATTATGGGGATGACCACTCAGGTACTCAACAGTATTCTGACGGAGGAACAGCGCAAACAACTTGAAATAGTAGATTCTTCTGCTCAACGTCTGCTCGGTCTCATTAATAGTATTCTCGATTTCTCAAAGATTGAAGCAGGGAAGATGGAGATTGAAGAAGTCCCTTTTGTGCTAGACGAAAAGCTTGATGAAGTATTTTCCATGATGGCGGTGAAGGCGGAAAAACAGAAAGTTATCCTTTCATTGGAGTCCAGAGATAGTATACCGCCAGTTCTTATAGGTGATCCGGATCGGTTACTTCAGATTTTCATTAATCTGGTGAACAATGCTTTGAAATTTACAGAACAGGGTTCTGTGAAAATCCTTGTTCAATGCAATAAGTCTGATTCTGACAGCGTTCTTTTACAGTTTGGTGTTCAGGATACGGGAATTGGTATCCCACTTGAAAAACAAGGAGTCATTTTTGATTCCTTTGCCCAGGCTGATAGCTCCACTACCAGAAAATATG comes from Desulfocapsa sulfexigens DSM 10523 and encodes:
- a CDS encoding hybrid sensor histidine kinase/response regulator; the encoded protein is MALKAQSFYFNTIQKQQTEQLANAIERLLSTQYTLPCRQLSKQPTVIENASHQSLPDNRHILELLQTTKDILSVSIVYVMDNEGTVTASSKTSSGKGLTGENYKFRPYFSDAIKGRESRYAAVGVTTNERGLYFSAPIFGTAGAPVGVVVIKSGIQQIQVELSESSFQHAALISDSGIVFVVSETDKDWLYHASLPLSPAQKATLVKSRQFADNPLTDLPISFDENTTSIDSVPYTIHTTPVALNGWKLVSLEKQQKKFPVILLILIPGSLLSYLFISKIRANNNEKLLKEEMEEEILQRRSVQEQLLIAKEAAEAANIAKSDFLANISHEIRTPMNGIMGMTTQVLNSILTEEQRKQLEIVDSSAQRLLGLINSILDFSKIEAGKMEIEEVPFVLDEKLDEVFSMMAVKAEKQKVILSLESRDSIPPVLIGDPDRLLQIFINLVNNALKFTEQGSVKILVQCNKSDSDSVLLQFGVQDTGIGIPLEKQGVIFDSFAQADSSTTRKYGGTGLGLSISSQLVKLLGGEIWLESEEGKGATFWFTAYFKLPNIGSEALVSAQDTVEKNGIRWRSILSNREILLVEDEPINMILAKAVLEKEHIHITTAQNGLEAVDHYMSRAFDCILMDIQMPEMDGYQTTAVIRSHEQEYGGHIPIIAMTAHATQGDRQKCLAAGMDDYVTKPLHTEDIFNAIEKQLQNSLSIAADATDGVRKA